Proteins encoded together in one Nostoc sp. PCC 7524 window:
- the mrdA gene encoding penicillin-binding protein 2, which produces MALLQPLSPLSGQKNTRTVGRSYQSIFLIIFTLLMTTGIGVRLAYLQIVEGENHRQRAEANRIRIIPKHPERGNIFDRNGKLLASTRYPRSVYLWPMAHTKPSWTVVGPRLAKILDIPQEDIEKKLQEAGANSSSLIRIARDLNEAQITAMKEYENELQNVEIHTEAVRYYPHGRELAHVLGYTRELTAEQLQEKRKEGYRLGDVIGQMGAEKAFETTLRGEWGGQQVEVDGAGRPLRVLGEKQAKPGNDIHLTIDLNVQLAAEKALGTRNGSIIALDPKNGAVLAMVSHPTFDPNIFSKQKLSQKDWESVQGADHPLVNRALSAFPPASTFKIVTKTAGLESGKFSPNTVLQTYGSLTIGGTRFGEWNHAGFGPLGFVGAMQWSSDTFFYQIAKGIGGPTLIKWTRKYGFGEKTGFEFTSEESKGLVPDDAWKRKVRKMPWTVGDTINMSIGQGALLSTPLQVAVMFAVPANGGDRVQPHLLKDNEEAKSWREPVHIKPSTMKLLREGLRKVITEGTGQVLNQPTVPPVAGKSGTAEAWKRGVKQNHAWFGAYAPADQPEILIVAFAEHSGGGGGSLAAPMILQIMEDYFQRKYPGKYQKPEVKRSGNR; this is translated from the coding sequence ATGGCTTTATTACAACCACTTTCTCCCCTTAGTGGACAAAAAAATACCCGTACAGTCGGACGTAGTTATCAATCTATATTTTTGATTATCTTTACCCTATTAATGACGACTGGGATCGGTGTGCGCTTGGCATATTTACAAATTGTGGAAGGAGAAAACCACCGCCAGCGAGCAGAGGCAAATCGAATTCGGATCATTCCTAAACATCCAGAGAGGGGCAATATTTTTGACCGCAATGGCAAACTTCTAGCCAGTACACGTTATCCCCGTTCTGTATATCTCTGGCCAATGGCACATACCAAACCCTCTTGGACAGTTGTCGGGCCGCGTTTGGCGAAAATCTTAGATATCCCTCAAGAAGATATAGAAAAGAAGTTACAAGAAGCTGGTGCTAACTCGTCTTCATTAATTCGGATTGCTCGTGATTTGAACGAAGCCCAAATCACCGCTATGAAAGAGTATGAGAATGAACTCCAAAATGTAGAAATACATACGGAGGCTGTGCGTTACTATCCCCACGGTAGGGAATTAGCTCATGTGCTGGGCTATACAAGAGAACTCACGGCTGAACAATTACAAGAAAAGCGAAAAGAAGGCTACCGTTTGGGCGATGTGATTGGGCAGATGGGAGCAGAAAAAGCCTTTGAAACAACACTGCGGGGTGAATGGGGAGGTCAGCAGGTAGAAGTTGATGGTGCAGGTAGACCCCTGCGGGTTTTGGGAGAGAAACAGGCCAAACCCGGTAATGACATTCACCTGACTATAGATTTAAATGTACAACTAGCAGCAGAAAAAGCCTTGGGAACTCGCAATGGTTCAATTATCGCCCTTGATCCCAAAAATGGTGCTGTTTTAGCGATGGTGTCTCACCCCACTTTTGATCCCAATATTTTCTCCAAGCAAAAACTTTCACAAAAAGACTGGGAATCTGTACAAGGTGCAGACCACCCCCTAGTTAATCGCGCCCTCAGTGCCTTCCCTCCTGCCAGCACCTTTAAAATTGTCACCAAAACCGCCGGACTAGAATCGGGTAAGTTTTCCCCTAACACAGTGCTGCAAACCTACGGTTCTTTAACTATTGGTGGAACTAGATTTGGTGAGTGGAATCACGCTGGTTTCGGCCCATTGGGTTTTGTAGGAGCAATGCAGTGGAGTAGTGATACTTTCTTCTATCAAATTGCTAAGGGAATTGGCGGGCCGACTCTGATTAAATGGACTCGCAAGTATGGCTTTGGCGAAAAAACAGGCTTTGAGTTCACTTCGGAAGAATCAAAGGGTTTAGTCCCGGATGACGCATGGAAACGGAAAGTTCGCAAGATGCCTTGGACTGTAGGCGACACTATTAATATGTCTATTGGTCAAGGTGCTTTATTAAGTACGCCTTTACAAGTGGCAGTGATGTTTGCTGTCCCAGCTAATGGTGGCGATCGCGTCCAACCACATTTGCTTAAAGATAATGAAGAAGCCAAAAGCTGGCGAGAACCTGTCCATATCAAGCCATCGACGATGAAACTTCTGCGTGAAGGATTGCGTAAAGTGATCACTGAAGGTACAGGCCAAGTTTTAAATCAACCCACTGTTCCCCCAGTTGCTGGTAAAAGTGGCACAGCTGAAGCCTGGAAGCGTGGTGTCAAGCAAAATCATGCTTGGTTCGGAGCTTACGCCCCTGCTGATCAGCCAGAAATTCTCATTGTCGCCTTTGCGGAACATTCTGGTGGTGGTGGTGGTAGCCTTGCAGCTCCCATGATTTTACAAATCATGGAAGACTATTTCCAACGTAAATATCCGGGTAAGTATCAAAAACCGGAAGTAAAAAGATCAGGTAATAGGTAA
- a CDS encoding chemotaxis protein CheW — protein sequence MLLFYINSQCYALPSQQVVEVLPLVTLKTLPHAPEYFAGVFNYRGQIIPVLDLCQLMAGKPCCEHLSSRMILVNSQGENTAKSSVLSTTATSSVSVIGLIAERVVETLHKPNLQLVDANVQIGTAPYLGKMILDEQGIIQCLRIEHLLSEAEQVDFLPAN from the coding sequence ATGTTGCTCTTCTACATAAATAGTCAGTGTTACGCTCTCCCTAGCCAACAGGTTGTCGAAGTTTTACCACTTGTCACCCTCAAAACCCTTCCTCATGCACCTGAGTATTTTGCTGGTGTATTTAATTATCGAGGGCAGATTATTCCTGTACTGGATTTATGTCAGTTGATGGCAGGTAAACCCTGCTGTGAACATTTGAGTTCTCGGATGATTCTGGTAAATTCTCAGGGAGAGAATACTGCAAAGTCGTCTGTATTATCTACAACTGCAACTTCATCGGTGTCTGTGATTGGTTTAATAGCAGAACGAGTTGTAGAAACATTGCATAAACCGAATCTACAGTTAGTTGATGCCAATGTCCAGATAGGTACAGCACCCTATTTGGGTAAGATGATCCTAGATGAACAAGGCATAATTCAATGTCTGCGGATTGAACATTTGTTATCAGAGGCTGAACAGGTTGATTTTTTGCCAGCTAACTAA
- a CDS encoding energy transducer TonB has protein sequence MTFSGIAVEQRSKETEALRSFLVYSLIGSVALHIGILTIGIGNLLRKTAEVEAEPLEVTIVESPTVETEPTPKEIKPEPKPQPETPIRRVTPEVSSPSEIALAPQPQPQAAPVAITPLKLKTEPVSNLKTPPVPSKAPEKPQSTAQPQRVLTSEPSNTQQTTTQPVAPSSDKLRSLLSGIRDTRATQGNSSNSDTVAESNNSASIGSNVAVNTGNTADTGLNVTNRRRRSSDTVATAPSSVKIESPSGNNSGNDSSRAGNGRAACRECSTRYPESARRRGIEGKVEVAVDTDEKGNVTNVRIVNSSGNRDLDEETIRQARNWKLKPAANGRQGVSIATEYAITGSRRYRELQERKRQRQAQARQRTTAASANTTEEAVSNQQSSRTSNNTENRIRRRRLSPTSSPDTRPSTASTTNTRTSENQRSIRNSLRRARRELPVTQASPTSQPQPTANRRRRRNQTQEASSSSASRLRNALRRSRQPSQSQPSSSTTSTETSTPTENKNE, from the coding sequence ATGACCTTTTCGGGCATAGCTGTTGAGCAGCGTTCCAAAGAAACTGAGGCTCTCAGGTCTTTTCTGGTTTACAGTCTGATTGGCTCGGTGGCATTGCATATTGGTATATTGACCATAGGTATAGGAAATCTGTTGCGGAAAACTGCTGAAGTCGAAGCTGAACCTCTAGAGGTAACAATAGTTGAGTCGCCGACTGTAGAAACAGAACCAACACCAAAAGAGATAAAACCTGAACCAAAACCTCAGCCGGAAACTCCTATACGCCGGGTGACACCAGAGGTTAGCAGTCCCAGCGAAATTGCATTAGCACCTCAACCACAACCTCAAGCTGCTCCGGTGGCTATTACTCCTCTAAAATTAAAAACTGAGCCAGTAAGTAACCTCAAAACTCCCCCAGTTCCAAGCAAAGCGCCTGAAAAACCACAGTCAACAGCACAACCCCAAAGAGTCCTCACATCTGAACCTAGCAATACCCAACAAACGACAACCCAACCTGTAGCACCAAGCAGTGACAAATTAAGAAGTTTGTTAAGTGGTATCAGAGATACTAGAGCAACTCAGGGAAACAGTAGTAATAGTGATACTGTAGCAGAGTCAAATAACTCTGCTAGTATAGGTTCTAATGTCGCGGTAAATACTGGCAATACTGCTGACACTGGCTTGAATGTTACTAACAGGCGCAGAAGAAGCAGTGACACAGTAGCTACAGCCCCAAGTTCTGTCAAAATAGAATCACCATCAGGCAATAATAGTGGCAATGACTCTTCCAGAGCAGGAAATGGTCGTGCAGCTTGTCGTGAGTGCAGCACTAGGTATCCCGAATCTGCTAGAAGACGAGGTATAGAAGGTAAAGTTGAAGTAGCTGTTGATACTGATGAAAAAGGTAACGTCACTAATGTCAGGATTGTGAACTCTAGTGGTAATCGTGACTTGGACGAAGAAACCATTAGACAAGCACGTAACTGGAAATTAAAACCTGCTGCTAATGGTAGACAGGGAGTATCTATCGCCACTGAATATGCCATTACAGGTTCCCGGCGTTATCGCGAACTGCAAGAACGCAAAAGACAAAGACAAGCACAAGCAAGACAACGAACCACAGCTGCTAGTGCAAATACTACAGAAGAAGCTGTGAGTAATCAACAAAGTTCACGAACATCAAATAATACAGAAAATAGAATCAGACGGCGGCGATTATCTCCTACATCATCTCCAGATACCCGACCATCAACAGCCTCAACCACTAACACTAGGACATCTGAAAATCAGAGAAGCATTCGCAATTCTCTACGTAGAGCGCGGCGTGAGCTTCCAGTTACCCAAGCATCGCCTACATCACAACCACAACCAACTGCAAATCGACGGCGGCGCAGGAACCAGACACAAGAAGCCTCATCTTCTAGTGCAAGTAGGTTGCGGAATGCTTTACGTCGTTCTCGTCAGCCATCGCAATCTCAACCTTCTTCATCGACAACTTCTACAGAGACTTCTACCCCTACGGAGAATAAGAATGAGTAA
- a CDS encoding ExbD/TolR family protein, protein MRLQDDADIPAQINIVPMIDVIFAILTFFIMSTLFLTRSQGLPVNLPKAATANQQQVPTKITITVDEKGEVSLNRQPVLVNSLAEQIRNLAGANSEALVVINADERVGHGKVVAVMDQVRQVKGAKLAIATQKQ, encoded by the coding sequence ATGCGCCTACAAGATGACGCTGATATTCCAGCACAGATCAATATTGTGCCGATGATCGATGTGATTTTTGCGATTTTGACATTTTTTATTATGTCAACGCTGTTTTTAACTAGGTCACAAGGGTTGCCAGTAAATTTACCGAAAGCAGCAACAGCCAATCAACAGCAAGTACCCACAAAAATCACGATCACGGTTGACGAAAAAGGAGAAGTTAGCTTGAATCGTCAACCAGTTCTAGTGAATTCTCTAGCAGAACAAATACGTAATTTAGCTGGTGCTAACTCAGAAGCTTTAGTAGTTATTAATGCTGATGAGAGAGTAGGACACGGTAAAGTTGTAGCAGTGATGGATCAGGTACGGCAGGTAAAGGGAGCAAAATTAGCGATCGCTACCCAGAAGCAGTAA
- a CDS encoding MotA/TolQ/ExbB proton channel family protein: MGIKNLFTAGGVVMWPLLVFSILAVALIIERVRFWLRIHNRQSRVIAEVLKLYRLDNVVGAIDKLRQNADLPLARVFLAALELEEPTPEEFRLALESEAQAEIPILKRFQNIFDTIIGLAPLLGLLGTVLGLITSFASLDIGDVGGTKTADVTAGISEALVSTAAGLIVAIFALFFANSFRGLYSRQMALFQEYGGQLELLYRRRYERGEKAYAPTR, translated from the coding sequence ATGGGAATTAAGAATCTGTTCACTGCTGGTGGCGTAGTTATGTGGCCGCTATTGGTGTTTTCTATATTGGCAGTAGCGTTAATTATTGAACGTGTCAGGTTTTGGCTGAGAATACATAACCGTCAAAGTCGTGTAATCGCAGAGGTATTGAAGCTCTATCGCTTAGACAATGTAGTAGGTGCAATAGATAAACTCCGACAAAATGCAGATTTGCCTCTTGCACGGGTTTTTTTAGCAGCGTTGGAATTAGAAGAACCAACTCCAGAAGAATTTCGTTTAGCTTTAGAAAGTGAAGCACAAGCTGAGATACCTATACTCAAACGCTTTCAAAATATCTTTGACACCATTATCGGTTTAGCACCACTATTAGGTTTGTTAGGTACAGTATTAGGATTGATTACTTCCTTCGCTTCTTTGGATATTGGGGATGTGGGAGGTACAAAAACCGCAGACGTGACAGCTGGGATCAGTGAAGCTTTGGTGTCTACAGCTGCCGGGTTGATTGTGGCTATATTCGCATTGTTTTTCGCCAACTCCTTTCGCGGACTTTATAGCCGACAAATGGCGTTGTTTCAGGAATATGGGGGACAGTTAGAATTACTCTATCGTCGCCGCTATGAACGAGGAGAAAAAGCCTATGCGCCTACAAGATGA
- a CDS encoding chemotaxis protein CheW, producing the protein MNNCYNLIGITGDRSCPELSNFIHCRNCPVYSNIGRQLLERTIPDNYRYEWTELFSEQRGDDADTLITTATLTVVIFRLQREWLALSTQVFKETISPTLIHNLPHRSNQILRGLVNIRGELQLCVSLTHLLNLETVDTPVAALSPVVYPRMVVVEKAGSVWVFPVDELYGVQRFHQHELRDTPNSMTATTHNFTKGFFYWRENSLGYLDEELLFTTLNRKVWR; encoded by the coding sequence ATGAATAATTGTTACAATCTCATCGGTATTACAGGCGATCGCTCTTGTCCAGAGTTATCTAATTTTATCCATTGTCGGAACTGTCCTGTTTACTCAAATATTGGTCGTCAGTTACTAGAGCGCACCATACCTGACAACTATCGCTATGAGTGGACTGAGTTATTTTCTGAGCAACGGGGAGATGATGCTGACACCTTAATCACTACAGCAACTCTCACAGTCGTCATCTTTCGTTTACAAAGAGAATGGCTGGCACTTTCTACACAAGTTTTTAAAGAAACCATATCTCCAACTTTGATTCATAACCTACCCCATCGGAGTAATCAAATATTACGAGGATTGGTAAATATTCGTGGTGAACTACAATTGTGTGTCTCCTTAACTCATTTGCTGAATCTGGAAACGGTTGATACTCCCGTAGCAGCTTTGAGTCCTGTGGTGTACCCACGTATGGTGGTGGTGGAAAAGGCGGGTAGTGTTTGGGTATTTCCTGTAGACGAACTGTATGGCGTACAGCGATTTCATCAACATGAATTACGAGATACGCCAAATAGCATGACGGCGACAACTCACAACTTTACCAAAGGGTTTTTCTATTGGCGAGAGAACAGTCTGGGCTATTTGGATGAGGAATTACTATTTACCACCTTAAATAGAAAGGTGTGGCGATGA
- a CDS encoding ABC transporter ATP-binding protein, translating to MAQTVTQHQKGIVAFQPLDVELRNVFKFFNQEPAVHGVDLDIRQGEFFSILGPSGCGKTTTLRLIAGFERVDAGKLLIQGQPMTNVPPYRRPVNTVFQSYALFNHLNVWNNIAFGLRLKKEKLRKAEIESRVNEALRLVKMESLRSRFPSQLSGGQQQRVALARALVNRPAVVLLDEPLGALDLKLRKEMQVELSNLHKGLGLTFIMVTHDQEEALSLSDRIAVMNQGKIEQIGTPCEIYERPKTSFVADFIGDTNLFSGEITDVEASTVKIVTKTGLTIVVNRTEDTPTELLKAVVVSVRPEKIQLSLYQPSVENNCFEGRLVNVMYLGTHVNYVVELINGISLNVLQPNTFGSLPDRDTPIYAWWAEEDCIAID from the coding sequence ATGGCTCAAACTGTGACCCAGCACCAGAAAGGAATTGTGGCTTTTCAGCCGCTTGATGTTGAACTGCGTAACGTGTTCAAGTTTTTCAATCAAGAACCAGCAGTACACGGAGTAGATTTAGATATCAGACAGGGAGAGTTTTTTAGTATTTTGGGGCCTTCTGGGTGTGGTAAAACAACCACACTCCGTTTAATTGCTGGGTTTGAAAGGGTTGATGCTGGCAAGTTATTGATTCAGGGTCAGCCGATGACTAATGTACCGCCTTACCGTCGCCCTGTGAATACAGTTTTTCAAAGTTATGCTCTGTTTAACCATCTGAATGTGTGGAATAATATTGCCTTTGGATTACGCCTCAAAAAAGAGAAACTCCGTAAAGCCGAAATTGAAAGTCGAGTCAACGAAGCTTTAAGGCTGGTAAAAATGGAAAGTTTGCGATCGCGCTTTCCTAGTCAACTTTCTGGTGGTCAACAGCAAAGGGTAGCTTTGGCTAGGGCTTTAGTCAATCGTCCGGCTGTGGTGCTTCTAGATGAACCTTTGGGAGCATTAGATTTAAAACTGCGTAAGGAAATGCAGGTTGAGTTATCTAATTTACACAAAGGTCTGGGTTTAACTTTCATCATGGTGACGCACGACCAAGAAGAAGCGTTATCGTTGAGCGATCGCATCGCTGTGATGAATCAAGGCAAAATCGAGCAAATTGGTACTCCCTGTGAAATTTACGAACGCCCCAAGACATCTTTTGTAGCGGATTTTATTGGCGATACCAATTTATTTAGTGGTGAAATCACAGATGTAGAAGCGTCTACAGTCAAAATTGTCACAAAAACTGGATTGACTATTGTCGTCAATCGGACAGAAGATACACCAACGGAATTATTAAAAGCTGTAGTAGTTAGTGTACGTCCAGAAAAAATTCAGCTGTCCTTATATCAGCCCAGTGTAGAGAACAACTGTTTTGAAGGACGGCTAGTCAATGTGATGTATTTAGGAACTCACGTTAATTATGTCGTGGAATTAATTAACGGTATTAGTCTGAATGTTTTACAACCAAACACCTTTGGTAGTTTGCCAGATCGCGATACACCTATATATGCTTGGTGGGCAGAAGAAGATTGTATAGCGATTGACTAA
- a CDS encoding CheR family methyltransferase: MTYSDGEALLRQKIGLDANSIGSASITRAIEQRMADGKITDIACYLEQLQESNLEWEALIDSVIVPETWFFRERESFKFLQKYIQSEWLRTQPQRVLRVLSVPCSTGEEPYSIAIALLKTGLNQANFHIDAVDISKKCLLSAQRAIYGKYSFRDNTLSFQEQYFQATEAGYQLCEQVRNLVHFRQGNLADLDFLVGAAPYDIVFCRNLLIYFDPDTKERTIRTLERLLIQDGLLFVGHAETGLLLNSRFTSVRHSLAFAYRKANILCSVAKQNSGNEHKKHHPIQHKQHIARHPQPHKQQIQQANLLDTARTLANQGSLSQACQLCQDYISKNLISVEAHVLLGQVQQAMGQNEEAAASFQKAVYLQPTYEEALIHLALLREHQGDVTNANLLWQRIRRLHNRR, encoded by the coding sequence ATGACGTATTCTGATGGCGAAGCTTTACTCAGACAAAAAATTGGTTTAGATGCAAATTCAATAGGCTCCGCCAGCATTACTAGAGCTATTGAGCAGAGGATGGCGGATGGCAAAATCACAGATATAGCCTGCTACTTGGAACAATTGCAGGAATCTAACTTGGAATGGGAAGCACTGATTGACAGTGTGATTGTTCCAGAAACTTGGTTTTTTCGGGAGCGAGAATCGTTTAAGTTTTTACAAAAATATATTCAATCTGAGTGGTTGAGAACTCAGCCTCAAAGAGTATTGCGGGTTTTGAGCGTGCCGTGTTCTACTGGTGAAGAACCTTATTCAATTGCGATCGCTCTTTTAAAAACTGGGTTAAATCAGGCTAACTTCCACATTGATGCTGTTGATATTAGCAAGAAGTGTTTGTTATCTGCTCAAAGAGCAATTTACGGAAAATATTCCTTTCGTGACAATACTTTATCTTTTCAAGAACAGTATTTTCAAGCAACTGAGGCGGGATATCAGCTATGTGAACAGGTAAGGAATTTAGTACATTTTCGCCAAGGCAATTTAGCTGATCTCGATTTTTTGGTTGGTGCTGCACCTTATGATATTGTTTTTTGTCGCAACTTGCTGATTTATTTTGACCCCGATACCAAAGAACGTACTATCCGCACCTTGGAACGGTTACTAATTCAGGATGGTTTGTTGTTTGTTGGTCATGCGGAAACAGGTTTGTTACTCAACTCTCGCTTTACTTCGGTGCGTCACTCTTTGGCTTTTGCTTATCGTAAAGCGAATATTTTATGTTCTGTAGCAAAACAGAATAGTGGCAATGAACACAAAAAGCATCATCCAATTCAACACAAACAACATATTGCTCGCCATCCCCAACCACACAAACAACAAATTCAGCAGGCAAACTTACTAGATACCGCTAGGACTCTAGCTAACCAAGGCTCTCTTTCGCAAGCCTGTCAACTTTGTCAAGACTATATAAGCAAAAATTTGATTAGTGTTGAAGCTCATGTACTGCTTGGTCAAGTGCAACAAGCGATGGGTCAAAATGAAGAAGCCGCAGCATCATTTCAAAAAGCAGTTTACCTGCAACCTACTTACGAAGAAGCTTTAATTCATTTAGCATTACTACGAGAACATCAGGGGGATGTGACTAATGCTAATCTTCTTTGGCAGCGCATTCGCCGACTCCATAATCGCCGATAA
- a CDS encoding methyl-accepting chemotaxis protein, giving the protein MQQGLKLNHFVIAGCGLIVILTSVTTYITKKTNQELVTNSNLLSETYALKTNLKELEKLLVDSETGQRGFIITKEEEYLEPFYKAKEKLNSNLTQMERDFRDDHEELKILNKIQELSKQKIKISEETIYLKRLGKEKELLNYFSANKGKILMDEIRQEIEKTLQIEDDKLKEQQKQVNQLQNFADLVIWGSLICIILTVISVCLAIILIPGRALSRSLQNAFTLAEKVSDGDLTIEVEANSTDVIGKLMSTLKDMAKNLNNLIRQVQQSGIQATSSATQIAASGKQLEATLTEQVASTNQVAAAAKEISATSRELAKTMEEVAAMSQSTTIAASDSQKDLLRMESTMRQLAEATNSIASRLGVISEKANNINNIVVTITKVADQTNLLSLNAAIEAEKAGEYGLGFAVVAREIRRLADQTAVATLDIEQMVKQMQSSVSTGVMEMDKFATEVGRTVEDVANISTQVGQIIEQVQDLTPRFEVVSQGMETQSQGAQQISEAMTQLSNTSSQTAASLREINHAISQLNQVAHGLRQEISRFKIRAVSQ; this is encoded by the coding sequence ATGCAACAAGGTTTAAAACTTAACCATTTTGTCATAGCTGGATGTGGGTTGATAGTTATATTAACTAGCGTTACAACTTACATTACAAAAAAAACGAATCAAGAATTGGTAACTAATTCAAATCTCCTTAGTGAAACTTACGCTTTAAAAACAAATTTAAAAGAACTAGAAAAACTTTTAGTTGATTCCGAAACAGGACAACGAGGATTTATTATTACCAAGGAAGAAGAGTATTTAGAACCTTTTTACAAAGCAAAAGAAAAATTAAATAGTAATTTAACTCAAATGGAACGAGATTTTAGAGATGATCATGAAGAACTGAAAATTCTCAATAAAATCCAAGAGTTATCTAAACAAAAAATTAAAATTTCGGAAGAAACAATTTACCTTAAAAGACTTGGTAAGGAAAAAGAACTGCTGAATTATTTTTCTGCCAATAAAGGTAAAATTCTTATGGATGAAATCAGGCAGGAAATAGAAAAGACTCTGCAAATTGAAGATGATAAATTAAAAGAACAGCAAAAGCAAGTTAATCAACTTCAAAATTTTGCTGACTTAGTTATTTGGGGAAGTCTGATATGTATTATCCTCACAGTAATATCAGTTTGCCTTGCTATTATTCTAATTCCTGGGCGAGCTTTGAGTCGTTCTTTACAAAATGCTTTTACTTTAGCTGAAAAAGTTTCTGATGGTGATTTAACAATTGAAGTCGAAGCAAATTCAACTGATGTTATTGGTAAGCTCATGTCTACTTTAAAAGACATGGCAAAAAATCTTAATAATCTGATTCGTCAAGTACAACAGTCTGGTATTCAAGCAACTTCTTCGGCCACACAAATAGCTGCATCAGGTAAACAATTAGAAGCCACTCTAACAGAGCAGGTAGCCTCAACCAATCAGGTAGCGGCAGCAGCGAAAGAAATTTCTGCCACTTCCAGAGAACTTGCCAAAACAATGGAAGAAGTGGCGGCTATGTCGCAAAGTACAACCATCGCAGCCAGTGATAGTCAAAAAGATTTGTTGCGGATGGAATCTACAATGCGTCAACTGGCAGAAGCAACTAATTCCATCGCGTCTAGGTTGGGAGTAATTAGTGAGAAAGCTAACAATATCAACAATATTGTGGTCACAATTACCAAAGTTGCAGATCAAACAAATTTGTTGTCTTTGAATGCGGCAATTGAAGCAGAAAAAGCGGGTGAGTATGGTTTAGGTTTTGCTGTGGTTGCTAGGGAAATTCGCCGATTAGCAGACCAAACCGCAGTTGCTACTCTCGACATTGAGCAAATGGTCAAACAAATGCAATCTTCTGTGTCTACAGGCGTTATGGAAATGGATAAGTTCGCCACAGAAGTAGGACGCACTGTGGAAGATGTTGCCAATATTAGCACTCAAGTAGGACAAATTATTGAGCAAGTGCAGGATTTGACCCCGCGATTTGAAGTTGTAAGTCAGGGGATGGAAACGCAATCTCAAGGAGCGCAACAAATTAGTGAAGCGATGACACAGTTAAGCAATACCTCTTCTCAAACAGCCGCTTCCTTGAGAGAAATTAATCATGCTATTTCTCAACTCAACCAAGTTGCTCACGGGTTACGCCAAGAAATTTCCCGCTTCAAAATTAGGGCTGTTAGTCAATAG